In the genome of Molothrus aeneus isolate 106 chromosome 5, BPBGC_Maene_1.0, whole genome shotgun sequence, one region contains:
- the MRPL42 gene encoding large ribosomal subunit protein mL42: MAMSLRTAWPSLLWMRSAATCKQVPLQNGAVYHACHKSTYSVLPEDYNCKVELAVTSDSKTIVCYHPSLEIPYEHTKPIPRPDPVNNKEENLDQVLKSRLNEKELKNSRGPTIEELSKMFYTTKHRWYPVGQYHRRRKNPNPPKDR; this comes from the exons ATGGCAATGTCACTTAGAACTGCATGGCCCAGCCTCCTTTGGATGCGTTCAGCAGCAACCTGTAAGCAGGTCCCACTGCAGA atGGAGCTGTGTATCATGCTTGCCATAAATCTACATACTCAGTTCTCCCTGAAGACTACAATTG caaaGTGGAACTTGCAGTGACATCCGATTCGAAGACAATTGTCTGCTACCACCCTTCGCTTGAGATTCCATACGAGCATACAAAA CCCATACCACGGCCAGATCCAGTGAataataaagaagaaaaccttGATCAAGTTTTAAAATCCAGATTGAATGAAAAAGAGCTAAAGAACAGTAGAGGTCCTACAATTGAAGAGCTCAGCAAAATGTTTTACACAACAAAACATCGCTGGTATCCTGTGGGACA gtatCATAGAAGACGCAAGAATCCTAATCCTCCCAAAGACCGATAA